In the genome of Pontibacillus halophilus JSM 076056 = DSM 19796, one region contains:
- a CDS encoding phytoene desaturase family protein gives MSNHLTIVGGGVGGLVTALLHSQRTDDTITVIEKGSTMGGRLSFVKEGSYQIDGGPTIVLLPDMLLSILEEGGISRERLDLISCDPLYTLDFHDGTEVTKYKNLETQRQEIEKLFPGEGEGFLRFMKDMKWRFSLGQEHILSRSFVDKKQFFKPNNLRTLVKLKAFLRVKQMLKTYFKSEYLQDMYALQTLYIGGHPSGSPAIYSLVSYSEHEHGIWYLKGGYASLVPILTEELERRGVELRTDCEVSDVKTDEGRATEIKVNDRWEAVDQLVLNGDFPVMDELFQQKEQLSRSYTPSSGCLLLYMGLDQIYDQPSIHRFFMSKNFDKNMHEVFQSKVVPSDPSFYTFHPSIIDDTLAPEGEGVLYTLVPVPSGDHIDWENETEFVERILDELEARGYPDLRKHIQWMKVKTPNEAKREGLFDGGSFGIAPTLFQSGVFRPQLKPYPLENVFAVGASIHPGGGVPIVMQGAKLLADYLHNENYAILQQK, from the coding sequence ATGAGTAATCATTTAACCATTGTTGGAGGAGGCGTTGGTGGCCTTGTTACAGCGCTTCTTCACAGTCAACGAACCGATGACACGATTACAGTAATTGAAAAGGGCTCTACCATGGGAGGCCGCCTTTCTTTCGTGAAAGAGGGATCTTATCAAATTGATGGGGGACCTACGATTGTACTCCTTCCAGACATGTTGCTCTCTATTCTAGAAGAAGGCGGGATTTCTAGAGAGAGGCTCGACCTCATTTCTTGCGACCCGTTGTACACACTCGATTTCCACGACGGAACAGAAGTTACGAAATACAAAAATCTCGAAACCCAAAGACAAGAAATCGAGAAATTATTCCCAGGTGAAGGAGAAGGGTTCCTGCGATTTATGAAAGATATGAAATGGCGTTTCTCCTTAGGTCAGGAGCACATCCTAAGTCGCTCGTTCGTCGATAAGAAGCAATTCTTCAAACCGAATAATTTACGAACGTTAGTGAAACTGAAAGCCTTCCTCCGTGTGAAGCAAATGCTTAAAACCTATTTCAAGAGTGAGTATCTACAAGATATGTATGCACTTCAAACATTGTATATTGGCGGGCATCCTTCTGGTTCTCCTGCGATTTATTCTCTTGTTTCTTATAGTGAGCACGAACATGGGATATGGTATCTAAAAGGAGGCTATGCTAGTCTTGTTCCTATTCTTACAGAAGAGTTAGAGAGGCGTGGTGTAGAACTTCGGACAGATTGTGAAGTGTCAGACGTAAAGACAGATGAGGGACGTGCAACTGAGATTAAAGTAAATGATAGATGGGAAGCGGTGGACCAGCTTGTGTTGAACGGAGACTTTCCTGTAATGGATGAATTGTTCCAACAGAAAGAACAGCTAAGTCGCTCTTATACACCATCTTCAGGTTGTCTACTTCTTTATATGGGGCTTGACCAAATTTATGACCAGCCTTCCATACATCGGTTCTTTATGAGCAAGAATTTCGATAAGAATATGCACGAAGTCTTTCAGTCAAAGGTTGTCCCGAGTGATCCTTCATTTTATACCTTTCATCCTTCCATCATTGACGATACGCTAGCACCAGAAGGAGAGGGTGTCCTTTATACACTTGTTCCAGTCCCGTCTGGAGACCATATTGACTGGGAGAATGAAACTGAGTTTGTTGAGCGAATTCTAGATGAATTGGAAGCGAGGGGTTACCCAGACCTTCGGAAGCACATTCAATGGATGAAAGTGAAGACACCTAATGAAGCGAAGCGAGAAGGTCTATTCGATGGAGGAAGCTTTGGTATTGCTCCGACCTTGTTCCAATCCGGCGTGTTTCGCCCTCAACTGAAGCCTTATCCGCTTGAGAATGTTTTCGCAGTAGGGGCTTCGATTCACCCAGGCGGCGGTGTTCCAATTGTTATGCAAGGGGCTAAGTTACTAGCGGATTATCTTCATAACGAGAATTATGCTATACTACAACAAAAGTGA
- a CDS encoding phytoene/squalene synthase family protein, whose protein sequence is MYSVKEAYDYCRQIIEKHSKTFSKAFGLLPPKQKRAVWAIYAYCRRVDDIVDEGENPREELAVFQREFELFLDGGHPSEDPMWVALRDTFQRFPMDPAPFHEMIEGQRLDIDGHYVETEDDLYDYCYLVASTVGLMLLPVIAPGKEDQLREGAIHLGIGMQLTNILRDVGEDLERERIYLPRTLLDSCGYTYPELYAHHRTDAFIALWEYLGKQAETSYDRAMETIGEYPVYSRPAVKGAAQLYRAIITTIRNNEYQVFEERNFVSDEDKKQLLQELNMMKA, encoded by the coding sequence TTGTACTCGGTTAAAGAGGCATATGATTACTGTCGTCAAATTATAGAAAAACACTCGAAAACATTCTCAAAGGCATTTGGACTGCTACCACCTAAGCAAAAACGGGCTGTTTGGGCCATCTATGCCTATTGCCGAAGAGTTGATGACATCGTGGATGAGGGAGAAAATCCTAGAGAAGAGCTTGCTGTGTTCCAACGAGAGTTTGAACTCTTTCTAGACGGAGGTCATCCTAGCGAAGACCCTATGTGGGTGGCACTTCGTGATACATTCCAACGTTTCCCTATGGATCCTGCTCCATTTCATGAAATGATCGAAGGGCAACGATTGGACATTGATGGACATTATGTCGAGACTGAGGATGACTTGTACGATTATTGTTATTTAGTTGCAAGTACCGTTGGATTAATGCTTCTTCCAGTCATTGCTCCAGGGAAAGAGGATCAGTTGCGGGAAGGAGCCATTCATCTTGGGATAGGCATGCAGCTTACAAATATTTTGAGAGATGTCGGAGAGGATTTAGAACGGGAACGCATTTATCTTCCTCGGACGTTGCTTGACTCTTGTGGGTACACGTACCCTGAACTGTATGCACATCACCGAACCGATGCATTTATTGCGCTATGGGAGTACTTAGGTAAACAAGCTGAGACAAGTTATGACCGTGCGATGGAGACAATTGGTGAGTATCCTGTGTACTCAAGACCCGCTGTGAAAGGGGCTGCACAGCTATACCGTGCCATAATAACAACGATTCGAAATAACGAGTATCAAGTGTTTGAAGAACGGAATTTCGTGAGTGATGAAGATAAGAAGCAGCTATTACAAGAATTAAATATGATGAAGGCGTAG